Proteins from a genomic interval of Demetria terragena DSM 11295:
- a CDS encoding YlxR family protein, whose translation MRTCVGCRRRDDRSVLWRVVAHRSEVSGPVLIRLDRQQRQPGRGAWLHPTMDCLNQAIRRRAFARGLRVAAEVDLGELTAAVRTAQVEYELQGVAAKGAADDRRKRVQR comes from the coding sequence ATGCGAACGTGCGTGGGATGCCGTCGACGTGATGATCGTTCTGTCTTGTGGCGCGTCGTTGCCCACCGGTCGGAGGTGTCAGGCCCAGTCCTGATCCGCCTTGATCGGCAACAACGACAGCCGGGCCGAGGGGCCTGGTTGCACCCGACGATGGATTGCCTGAACCAGGCCATCCGCCGGCGGGCCTTTGCGCGGGGACTGCGGGTAGCCGCCGAGGTAGACCTCGGCGAACTCACCGCGGCCGTACGCACAGCGCAAGTGGAGTACGAATTGCAAGGAGTCGCGGCGAAAGGCGCCGCGGATGACCGTAGGAAGCGGGTTCAACGCTGA